The sequence CATACAGAGGAGAGCATGCTTGAAACTTAGCTTAGAGGAAATATCACCTGAAGCCCCCTTGGCTTTATTTTCACAACCACGTAGACAGGCTGTATATATATCCAGCTGCCAGCTATCTTATTTTACATTATATCTGAAATCTCAAAAGTCTGAGATTTAATGTGCTCGGGTATGTGTCATATTTTCTAAAGTTTCCCTGCATTTTAATACGGTTTCTGAAAACAGAACATGGTCCACAGAGAATGCATCATGGCACACTGTAGCATTCTTTTCAGAGGAAAGTGACAACCAGcaggcaacatgacattttctCTACACTAAAACAGGTGGGTTGTACATAAAGTGCATTTCACAGGACAGTGGAGGAACGTGGCATGAAGGCACAATGGCAAAATGgcaagggaaaaacaaaaaggatgcCTCGCTGAGGTATTACGTCTAATCAAGGCAAGAACGGTGTACGACCTGTATGTCAAGAACAATTGTATTGTCCTTGAAAAACACATTCCTCGTTACAATAATAGCTCCTCGGTTGCTCTATGTTTTGATTGTTTAGCTGCCCTTGATGGGTCAGCAGCAGTCACTCATTCATGAGCCACTTTCATCGCACCAAACTTGGTAAAACAAAGTGTAAGGGGGAGAAAATTGCCTTCTGGAAGTAATTAACCATAATCATGCTGTTCAGTAGCAATTGGTGGCATTAGCTTACCTTCACTCTTAATCGCTGTTTGTTTATAAGCACCCAAGGGTTCTCAAAATTTAAATACAAGCACGCGCCAAAACTTCAGATGTGGCTTTATAGATATGTATGGCAcatataaacaacaaaacagaccaTCCTCACATGGCTTTTTGCACAAACGAGTGCGCTTTATGGAGATTAGCcttgttaaaacaaaaaatacaaacacgttttgttatgtatgtgtgtctctgtatgtgagtgtgtgtgttatagACAAAACTGCTTGCTTTTTCTTGTGTACTTGGCCAGCATGTCAGTTCAATTAAAGTAAAAGATGTGCACATCAAATCCCCAATCCATTGTTTTACAAATATGTATTCAGTGTGAATCTAATTCTGTTTATTAGCACCAAGAAACCAGGTTGCTCATTACACTCACCTATCGATCGCCTCATCCCCCAGAGAAGGGAGATTAGCGGTCAACTTTCAACACCTCAATCAATAATCATCTCCCTAATTGGGTATTAGCAACAAGAAAGTAGACTCACTTGTcacacaaacaagaaaataaaggcTGAAAATTCAACATCCAGCGCCACAGGTTCAGGGTGTTATTCAGCCAAAGCCTGCTCTCATCACTTTAATTAAATCAGGGTGCGACTCCAGTTAAAGATTTGGTGTTTGCGCTGTCTCGTCATCGCAAACGTACTGAAAATAACACAAGCCCATAAAAATTGGTACATATATTTCCAGGCTTTCTAATGGAGTTGCATTTCTAAAGAATTTCATAGATGAACCAACCAGTCGACAATTATTGCCATGACCCAGCAGCTTATTTTGCGGTGTTAATATGAGCTGCAAAAACAAGAGTTGTTGGTATTGTTCAGATTTTCTCCACAAATGGTCAGTGAAACTCAAGCTGTGCCACTTCAACTGAGTCCAGAACTACTGATAAGCATTTGCATTCTTTTGGTGCACATGGCATTTATCTGTAATTGATTTGTCTCAGCCCCTGTGAATGCCATACACCCATTGGCAGACACtctgtctcgctctctctctctgcctacCATGCTTCCCATCTGGCTTCCCATccaataagaaaagattcaaggGGAGCACAGAGTCACACAGCTTCTCGCTCTATCTAGATAATTGAAACAAATGCCCATTTGAAAGCAAGAGTGTCTGcttaatttacagaaaatgcaatTCTAAAGCATTTTTAGAGGCAAGAGCCCTCCATCACTGTGCCCCATTCACAAGTGTTAACAATGTAGCCGCACTCAGAGGCTGCTTGAAACGAGAAGAGAGCATAATGTTACAGACGATTCTCGTTTCCTGAGGagttaaatacaaataaacagaaaacattgaTCAGAATACATTAGTTTTAATTGGAGTCTGTTCGACTGAAATTTTGCAAAATGAGCACattgttttgaaatttaaatacATGCTCTGTGCCCATAGACTGGAAAAAATACATTCTCCCCACTAAAGctggtaataaaagcaagaTGTAGTCTGACAATGATGGAGGGAAAAAATAGCAGGATTGTAGCTGTGGGGGAGATGTGGGAGAGGAAGCTATTGTAGCGTGTCAGTTAGGTTTAAccttgaatttttttaaaaatctgctttGCTTAAGTAGACAGTGTTGTATGTATACCATTTTAACAGCATTTTACCAGTATTGCATCTTAAAAGGTCACTGTTGACCAATTAGCCCATGCCTGGCACGTCTGGTGTTTCCCATCCCACAAACCAGTCAGGTCGCTAAAAGCCAGCGGTGACCTCCGTGACCGCAGGCAAAATAATCACAACTCACTGACTTTTACGGCTGTTTAGTTTGTTTCAAATGCCAGATCCTGCATTTATCACAAATACACTCGATTTGTGATATTatcttttatattcattttttaacataaaattcTTGCTTCCCAAgttagcttttttccccctgtatTGTAAAATGCCTTTCATTATGTAACCATGTTTATATGTTTGAAACTCCTTGAAGACCTCATTAAAAAATTATAGCAAGTACCACAATAAAGGCCTGCATTTTTGACAGGCTTCATACTTAATTTTTAAATGAGATTTCTTGAAACTATGCGCTCACTGGACACTGTTAGGTTCACCTTGCAGGAAGCAGGTTGGGCCATCTTTTGTCTTCTTTACAACATGGattaacaaggtgctggaaatattcctcCGAGTTGTGGtgcatattgacatgatagcatagATGCTGCAGACTTGTTgtctgcacatccatgatgtgaactTTTCATTCCATCACATCCCAGATGAGCTCTATTGGATTGACATCTGGTGACTGGAGGCCATTTCAGTACACTGAACTGATTTTCCTgtttaagaaaccagtttgagatgattttggGACACAGTGTGTATCCTGCTgggagcagccatcagaagacagGTCAAAGGAAGTCAAAGCGATTGAAATTGCTGTCAACAATACTGAGGTAGGCTGTTGTGTTTAAATGCTGCACAGGTGGTACCAAGggaccaaagtgtgccaagaaaacattgctcacaccatcacaccaccaGCAACAGCCTAAGCCATTGATAAAGGGCAAGGTGGatgcatattttctttttactccAAATTCAGACCCTGTACTATGAATGCTGCCACAGAAatggagactcatcagaccaggctaCAATCTTCTGTTGTGTGGTGGGTCTGTGGGAACTggagcctcagtttcctgttcttagctttCAGGAGTGATacatggtgtggtcttctgctgctgcattcCATCCGCTGCAAAGTTCAACGTGACGTGCGTTCAGACATGCTCTTCTGCTCACCTTAGTTTTGAAAAGTAgctatttgagttactgttaccTTCCTATTGGTTTGAAGCCATCTGGGAATTctcatctgacctctgacagaAACAAGTCATTTTCCCAGaaagctgctgctcactgaatatttctccttttcaggaccattctctgtaaatcctagagatggttgtgtgggataaATCCCAGTAGAGCAGGAGTGTGGTATCGCAAGAAATAAGtggttatatataaatatgagtatacataatagttattattcatagatACCTACATCCTAAGTTCCTGTTAATcttctgaaagaaacagaatgaatgtgttgttacaatggtaatgccaggagaggcagtattagttctgtgttacattaatgtgtaaggaagtggaagaagagTGTGTCCTGTAGGAGGCAGTAGAAAATGGATGCTCATGTTCTGTACATGCCCTGAAAGTAAGGTTCAGTAAACCAGTGCAACGATACCCCGGTGTAAGGctcagttattgtatttttattttttgaagatgcAACATCTTTTTGGCGACGAGGACGTTTAGGGGGAAGGAGTTTGGGCGATCGgactgaaagaaaagagaagaaaataaagagtgTTATCGTTGCAAAGGAACCAAGCACACAGCATCAGACTGTAagtacaaacaagaaaaatgtcatGCTTGTGGTAAAATGGGACACATAGCTAGAGCTTGTAAAAGCAAGACTAAACTGAACCAGAAAAAGTATGGATCGACatatgtaaagaaagaaaaaaagcagagttcACACTACAGTACTCACAATGTGGGCGAGAAAGCAGATAACAACAAAACTGATAGCTCTGAAGATGACTCTTTTATGTTGAACTGTGTAAAGTGCAGTCAAGGgcacaaaagaaaactgttcAAGTTAGGGCGTGGCAGTGCGGTACACTTAAGAAGAGTAGACCCCTACACTGTGGATATGCAGATTGATGGAAAAAAGGTGAACTTTGAAATAGACACTGGATGTTGCCTAACAGTCATGAACGAAGCAACATTCAGAGAAACAGGGAAAGACAGCAAGCCCCCCAGCCTGCAGCCCATCAAAATCAAGCTCGAAACTTATACAGGGGATCCTGTTAAGGTGATTGGTGCAACACGAGTCAGCGTcaaatacaagcagcagaaaaaacatcTGCCCCTGGTGGTGGTCGAAGGCGACGGCCCCAGCTTGCTAGGTCGAGCTTGGCTCGAGGAAATTAAATTGGACTGGGGTGAAGTGAAAAACAGTCCTAACAACAGAAAGCTGCACCAAGtcaaaacaacagagaaaacactTCAGCAAGTGTTAAGTAAACATGAAAATGTGTTCAAAGAGGAGTTGGGCACCCTGAAAGGAATGAAAGCTGCTATTCATGTGAAAAGTGATGCCACCCCACGCTTCTTCCGTCCGCGTTCTGTCCCCTTTGCTATGCGAGCAAAAGTCGACGAGGAAATAGACCGACTGTTGAAAGAAGGCATCATCTCGCCAGTGAAATATGCTGAATGGGCGGCACCAGTAGTGCCACTCCTGAAGCCCACAGGGACAATAAGACTGTGTGGGGATTACAAGCTTACTGTAAATACCGTGGCTTCACTGGAGCAGTACCCCATACCCAGAATGGAGGACTTGTTTGCCACACTGTCCGGGGGTAAGCAGTTCTCAAAATTAGACATGAGCCACGCTTACCAGCAAATCCTCTTGGATGACGAATCGAAAAAGTACGTGACAGTAAACACATCGCGGGGGCTGTTCACGTATAACAGATTGCCTTTTGGAGTGGCCTCTGCTCCAGCAATATTCCAGAGGACCATGGAAAGTCTTTTGAAGGGGATACCTCATGTAGCAGTGTATTTAGATGACATCTTAGTGACTGGAGTGGATGAAGTAAGCCATCTACAGAACCTGGATGAGGTGTTGACCCGGTTGGAGGAAGCTGGGTTGAGGTTAAAGAGGTGCAAGTGTGCCTTCATGCAAGAGAAAGTGGAGTACTTGGGGCACATAGTGGACGCCCAGGGGCTCCACCCAGTGGAAAAGAAAGTTAAAGCAATCATGGACGCACCTACCCCCACAAATGTCACTGAACTGAAAGCATACTTAGGTTTGCTAAATTACTACAACAAATTCCTTCCAAACCTGGCAACCCGGTTGGCACCCTTACATGAACTTTTGAGACACGAGGTACGGTGGACATGGCAAAAGAGACAAGAGGAAGCATTCCAGAAATCTAAGAACCTGTTgaactcagcagaggtgttaGTTCATTATTCTGCTGACCGTGAGTTGGTTCTCTCATGTGATGCATCCCCATATGGCGTAGGCGCCGTATTGTCACATAAGATGGAGGATGGAAGCGAGAGACCTTTGGGGTTCATGTCACGCACGCTCTCTCCTGCTGAGAAAAAGTATTCTCAGCTTGACAAAGAAGGTCTAGCTGTGATATTTGGCatcaagaaatttcacaaatacTTGTATGGCCGAGTTTTCACAATTTACACAGATCATAAACCCCTAATCTCACTGTTCAATGAAAAGAAGCCTATACCTCAGATGGGCTCACCAAGAGTACAAAGATGGGCCGTGACATTGAGTGCTTACGAGTACAACATCAGGTACAAGCCAGGAAAACATCATGAAAACGCGGATGCGCTCAGCCGGTTGCCGGTACCAGACTCAGCACCTGAGCGAGAGATGGCTGAGCAGGTTTTGATGATGGATGTACTGGATGACACATTAGTGGACACTGCACAGATCAAACGATGGACAGCTAAGGATGTCTTGTTGTCGCAAGTTCACGAGTACACCTTAAAAGCCTGGCCAACTGAGACCGACACCTGTTTAAAGCCGTATCGACAGAGAAAGCTGGAACTGAGTGTGAGGGATGGTTGCGTGCTCTGGGGAGCCCGAGTAATTATTCCCACCAAAGGCCGAGACAAAATATTGAAACTCCTGCACCAGACTCATACAGGCATGTCGAAGATGAAAGGCTTGGCAAGGTCGTATGTATGGTGGCCAGGGATGGATGAGAACattgaaagagaagtgcaggCATGTGAGGAGTGTCAGAAACACTCCAAGTCACCACCTACTGCACCATTACACCCTTGGGAGTGGCCGGAGTCACCATGGTCCAGAATCCATGTGGACTATGCAGGGCCTTTCCTCGGGGAGATGTTTCTAATCATTGTGGATGCTCATTCCAAGTGGATGGACATTTACCCTGTGAAATCCTCTACATCACAGGTAACTATAGAGAAACTGCGCCAGAGTTTCAGTGTGTTTGGACTACCTAAAATGTTAGTTTCAGACAACGGAACATGCTTCACAAGTGCTGAATTTGAGTCATTCATGAAGCAGAATGGAATTGACCATGTAAGATCAGCACCTTTCCACCCTTCTTCAAATGGGCTGGCTGAGAGGGCGGTCCAGACCTTTAAGGAGGGGATGAAGAAAGTCAAAGGTGATACCTTGCAAACCAGACTGTCCCGATTTCTGTTCAGTTATCGCATCACACCGCATGCCACTACTGGTTTATCACCTGCAGAGTTGATGATGTCACGGAGACTCAGATCAGTTTTGGACTTGCTCATGCctgatgtgaaaacaaaagtgcagcacaaacaatcgaaacagaaagaaaatcatgaCACCAAGAAAAGACTGAGAAGTTTCACACCAGGAGACAAGGTCTTCATCAGAAACTACTCCTATGGCCCGAAGTGGATTCCCGCAGTCATTGTGAGAGCATCGGGTCCAGTGTCTTACATTGTTACCATTGGATCAGGTCAAACTGTGAAGCGGCATGTGGATCAGGTGAGAGCAAGAGTGGCTGACACTGTTCCCAGTACACCAGACAGGGAGGTGGAGCCATTGCTTGACAAAGAATCAGTGCCTGAGTGCTGCTGGCCACCAGAGTTGGACACATCGCCACCACCTCCGGCAATGGAGTTGCCTTATGCTCCGGAGACTCCAGCTCCCGGAGACTCCTCAGGGACACCCGTGTTGCGACGTtcccagagagagagacgtCCACCAGAGACTTTAAAGGACTTTGTTAGGTAGTGTGAGATCTTCCAGAAATAGAGCAACAATGCGCTCTGATCTCACAGGAAGGACGTACCTTCctagttagaaaaaaaaaaagagaaacatggaAACCTATGTACAGTTGTATGGTTGTATGGTTACCTTAATTACATGTTGATTGTTTGTTAAGCATTCTTTAGATAAACAGTTATTTTGTAAGTCAAGGGAGTTGTTGACTTAAGGGGGGAGGAGATGTGGTATCGCAAGAAATAAGtggttatatataaatatgagtatacataatagttattattcatagatACCTACATCCTAAGTTCCTGTTAATcttctgaaagaaacagaatgaatgtgttgttacaatggtaatgccaggagaggcagtattagttctgtgttacattaatgtgtaaggaagtggaagaagagTGTGTCCTGTAGGAGGCAGTAGAAAATGGATGCTCATGTTCTGTACATGCCCTGAAAGTAAGGTTCAGTAAACCAGTGCAACGATACCCCGGTGTAAGGctcagttattgtatttttattttttgaagatgcaacaaggagtttctgaaatactcagaccagcctgtctggcaccaacaaacaTGTCTCATTCAAAGTGGTTTAAATCtctctgatgctcagtttgaacttcagcaggttaaCCATGTCCGcatgcattgagttgctgccatgtgattgcctGATTAGATACTGGCATCAACAAGCAGGAATCAAAGTTGTAATAACAGGGAAATATGAAGTTATTAACACTTAAGTGCCAAAGTATTATCCAAGTAACAATCAGTAAGTAGCATATTAACCATGATCATGAGTAATATCTCTACCAAACCATCACTCATCATCATGTATATCGCGTTAAACGTCTAATTCCTCATGTAAGCACAGCTGGTTGAAGTAATCTGCTAGTCACATGTTTAGGACATCAGCCTCCGTGGGTCTGATTATAGTTTCAAAATaccaagaaaaaaaccctccacaATTGTTCAGTAAAGCTGCCAGATTAAAACTTGTGTAGCATCTGTTTCTGAAACTTTCTACATGTTGTGGTGGGTCGCTGTCTGGGTCCACCCATTTATCTTTCTTTTCAAACATGAACTTCAAACAATTTCCTTGTTCCACCACAGCAGGAAATGGTGCGCTTCAAAGTACTGGAAATAATAAGTGAAATTAGAGCGAGCGAGCTGCTTGGATATAGCATGCAGGTGGCAGTAACCATGACACCCACATAAAGTACCAGTCAAAAGTCTAGACATATGTGGAGGATAAGAAACTAGATTCCTTTATGAGttttttcattctgtttcttATGTATCGTGACATAATTTCTTTGTTGCCTTGACTGTGTTGCTGTAGGGAATGTAAAGAACAGAAATGAGCAGTAAGGGTTTTGTTCAGTGtgggtcaagttacttgaaaaaagtaatcagtaactaattacggATTCAGCTTCAGACCAAATCCATTGCTGTGTAAGCTAACTTTTGCTCCTTACAGAGCTCTTTAGCCATTCGTTCACAATTGTTTGTAATGGCATGGcgaggtgcttgattttatatacagtggggcaaaaaagtatttagtcagccaccgattgtgcaacttcccccacctaaaatgatgacagaggtcagtaatttgcaccagaggtacacttcaactgtgagagacagaatgtgaaagaaaaatccatgaatccacatggtaggatttgtaaagaatttattcgtaaatcagggtggaaaataagtatttggtcaatgacaaaaatacaactcaatactttgtaacataacctttgttggcaataacagaggtcaaacgtttactataggtctttaccaggtttgcacacacagtagctggtattttggcccattcctccatgcagatcttctcgagagcagtgatgtcttggggctgtcgccgagcaacacggactttcaactcccgccacagattttctatggggttgaggtctggagactggctaggccactccaggactttcaaatgcttcttacggagccactcctttgttgcccggggggggtgttttggatcattgtcatgttggaagacccagcctcgtttcatcttcaaagttctcactgatggaaggaggttttggctcaaaatctcacgatacatggccccattcattctgtccttaacacggatcagtcgtcctgtccccttggcagaaaaacagccccatagcatgatgt is a genomic window of Astatotilapia calliptera chromosome 9, fAstCal1.2, whole genome shotgun sequence containing:
- the LOC113029915 gene encoding uncharacterized protein K02A2.6-like, producing MGHIARACKSKTKLNQKKYGSTYVKKEKKQSSHYSTHNVGEKADNNKTDSSEDDSFMLNCVKCSQGHKRKLFKLGRGSAVHLRRVDPYTVDMQIDGKKVNFEIDTGCCLTVMNEATFRETGKDSKPPSLQPIKIKLETYTGDPVKVIGATRVSVKYKQQKKHLPLVVVEGDGPSLLGRAWLEEIKLDWGEVKNSPNNRKLHQVKTTEKTLQQVLSKHENVFKEELGTLKGMKAAIHVKSDATPRFFRPRSVPFAMRAKVDEEIDRLLKEGIISPVKYAEWAAPVVPLLKPTGTIRLCGDYKLTVNTVASLEQYPIPRMEDLFATLSGGKQFSKLDMSHAYQQILLDDESKKYVTVNTSRGLFTYNRLPFGVASAPAIFQRTMESLLKGIPHVAVYLDDILVTGVDEVSHLQNLDEVLTRLEEAGLRLKRCKCAFMQEKVEYLGHIVDAQGLHPVEKKVKAIMDAPTPTNVTELKAYLGLLNYYNKFLPNLATRLAPLHELLRHEVRWTWQKRQEEAFQKSKNLLNSAEVLVHYSADRELVLSCDASPYGVGAVLSHKMEDGSERPLGFMSRTLSPAEKKYSQLDKEGLAVIFGIKKFHKYLYGRVFTIYTDHKPLISLFNEKKPIPQMGSPRVQRWAVTLSAYEYNIRYKPGKHHENADALSRLPVPDSAPEREMAEQVLMMDVLDDTLVDTAQIKRWTAKDVLLSQVHEYTLKAWPTETDTCLKPYRQRKLELSVRDGCVLWGARVIIPTKGRDKILKLLHQTHTGMSKMKGLARSYVWWPGMDENIEREVQACEECQKHSKSPPTAPLHPWEWPESPWSRIHVDYAGPFLGEMFLIIVDAHSKWMDIYPVKSSTSQVTIEKLRQSFSVFGLPKMLVSDNGTCFTSAEFESFMKQNGIDHVRSAPFHPSSNGLAERAVQTFKEGMKKVKGDTLQTRLSRFLFSYRITPHATTGLSPAELMMSRRLRSVLDLLMPDVKTKVQHKQSKQKENHDTKKRLRSFTPGDKVFIRNYSYGPKWIPAVIVRASGPVSYIVTIGSGQTVKRHVDQVRARVADTVPSTPDREVEPLLDKESVPECCWPPELDTSPPPPAMELPYAPETPAPGDSSGTPVLRRSQRERRPPETLKDFVR